The genomic window CAACTTCCTTAAACCCGGCTGTTTTACAGTACGTCAGTTCAGATTCCCATCAGTTACAGCGTTTACGTCAGAAGAGTGGTACAGGGATGAAAGCGTAACGGCACGTTTATGAACTACGGTAAAAACGTGCTGCCAATGCTGTAATCTCTTCCTGCGACTGGAAACGCTTTTGTATACACCCTACAATGAGTCTCAAGATGCAATATCAGTTCAAACTTTAATCcattaaaacattctttaaaactagattatttgactttttcttaaaaaaaaaaaaaaaagcaagctggGTGGTATAATGGAAGGTAAATGTCACTTTAGATACAATGAAGACATGAATAAAAATGCATATGACCTCAATATGCACAGGTAAGCCacattaggtcagaggtcaatgccAGATCATCTCTCACTGAGCATGCAGTCTAACACAAATGCAGTAACTGTGACATAGTCTCTGAGATATAGGGCTTTGACAGTTAGTCAGGGTCAGTTTTTTCTTACACGATACCCATTATCGGATTTGAATTAAGGGACCAAAGAATGAATCTGTGTCTCgggtatgaagccaatatctcaaagccTTACGCCCTGGATCATCCGTAAACCGTTATAGCAAACATCAAAGTGATGGGTACTGAAAATACAGAGCCACCATCAATGGCTTACCATGACCTCTAGATGAAATGGTGCCAGTGGTGGCAGACTTACTAAAACAAATAAGCTCCCCTCACAGGAATAATGTATAACTCATAAAGGTTTTCTGAACATTACCcaaagtgtatttaaaacacacatttcagtttgTAACCTGTATTCTATTTTAAGaaataatactgtactgctataCTCTTCTTTTTGTAAAGAATGcattcatatgtgtgtgtgtatatatatatatatatatatatatatatatatatatatatatatatatatatatatatatatatatatatatatatatatatatataacctttatAAGTTTTTTTCTATCCAGTTCTGTTTTTCCTGctattatttgaattgttttcatttgcattcaTCTTTTCAATGCATGGCATTGTTTTCAAGCATCTTTGCTTCATGTCATTTAAGACCCTCTTAAAAACAATATCTACATTTTCCCCAATAATGATTAAAACCATAAATGTTcaggttattttaaaaagttgtacatTACATTAGTGTACACCTTATAAAGAAATGTCAATTTGCCTTCGCATTTGGTGAtctaatttcaaataaataaagaacaaggAAACAGCATAGGAACTAAATCTGTATTGCAGCAAATAAATATCAGGGTCCAAAGAAATggctgaaaatacaaaacatatttatcaAAGCCTTAACACCAAAGTGTAATTTGCTTCAATTTTCTTGGAAGTAAAACTGAATCTTATCAAACAGTTCTGGAATAACAAACAACTCTTGAGGATACATGGACTAGTAAATGATTGAACCCACTGCATAGAGTGGCAGAGTTTGGTTTAAAATGTCTCAGTGGAAAAGACATCAGCTGCATCAAAGTTTGGAAATATTTCTTCTAAAGGTCACTGTGTCCAGTTCAAAAATGGGGACATTTCACGTGTCTGCTGttctttttacatatatttatatttgtattttgtttgataattcattgatggtgaaaatagactgtctttaaaaaggtggacttaaaaaatgaaatactcaatttagcatttactgtttttcaggcaAGTATTTAAATATGAGTGTTGCATAATAACGCTAGAAAAATTGTCacttttgaatgtgacaacacactttttttctgcttcaataaatattaagtttaaaatcATGAAATACCTATTGTCAACTGTGTgatatgcatctttttttttttttttttttttttttttttactgtgaaaaaaatacagccctaccaACATCTCTAAACAGTGTTTAACATGAGAAAGTGCATTGCTCATTTCATGCCACTAGATGGAAGCACTTGACTGCATTGGTTGTATAAGCACACTTTCGTGCATAGCCCAGCTTGTCTAAATATATACACGGTGACTAGTAAGTACTATAAGCAGTGTAGTTAACCAAGCTGTATTATCAAGTACTGAAGACAGGGAGGGGATATCTGGTGTCCTGCACCTGAGCATGATTATGAGAAATTAGTTACATTAAGTGGTAATGGGCAGTTCCTTTTGGATGGCATCTTAAATGTCATGGTCTTAGAGGCACCCCTATACCCACTTAAGGTAACTCTTTGTGCCTTTTCTGGTACCCTAGAGGCTTTGAACACATATAGCACAGTGAAAGAAATTATAATTTTTCTTGTAATGTTCAAAATCTAAATTACAGCCCCTTCAATGTTATTAGTTATTAAAAGATACCATTTGATGCAATAGAGCCAATGAACAATATCTGCTGCAgctcattaatattaataattaatgtttTGGTTTGGCTTTAAGGCCTCTGCACCATGAACTCGAAATGTCACtgaagtgaaaaaacaaacaaaaaaaagtttccaagTTTCACATCAAGCACTTCTCTGAAGAGGCTGGCAGTATGCCACAGGCCCTTGTGAAGCAGTTTCATTTTCCCTATTTCCATTCAAATTAGCCCCCTGGGAGCAGAATGGAGAGCGTGTTGTACTGCACAGAGATTATGGAATCACCACTGTGCTACAAAGGACCCTCCACAAGACGACAGTCTCCATTCATCAAACCACGAACAGATGGCTTTATCCACTAAAACTGCACCTTGTGTAATACAGCCTACTGTATACATGGATACATTGAAAACAATTCCACCAACTGAAAATGTATGCTTTCTAAAGCAGTTCAGCAGACAATACAGTGAAATCAAAACCAGTACACTTAGGGTATAATACTTTACAGAACAATTAGATGCGTGGTAGTGCACTGGAAATACATGCAACCCCAACTCATTTGAATCATCCTTACTATTTAGGTTACATGATAGGGATCACACCATTTACAGTATGCTTTTATAGGCTAAAACAAAtgattattttaagttttcaaaGACCCAGATGAGCAATAATCTTGGGCTACCCCATGTTACTGTAAGCAATCAGGGCCTGTGAACCCCCCCCTTACAGTGCAAGTGTAGAATCCAAAATTCAGCTTCCAACAATACTATGTACACTTTAATACTGAAGATCAAGTAACTCAAACAAACAGCTGACTTTTCCATAAAAATTCTAGGTATAGCATCTGAAAACCTATTTTCTAAACAAGGGTCTTTCTTTGTGCAGGAACAAACTGAACGGAACTTGCACAGTAGCATATAGCAGTTTGCTTTGCACAAATTCCTTTTCAATTATaagtagtattttctttttttttttgttgcaattttttCCTTACGTCCACTGTGACCAAAGTGTTCAAAGTCACTCGTGTAAACTCGTCTAAGGTCTTGTTGATACATTCTTCGAATACATTACAGTAGGTGTCAGTTGAAATCCTTCTACATACATCTAGTCAGAAGAGACTTCCTAATAGACAAATGACAACAATATTTCAGCCTACTGTATTAGCGACATAACATCAGTGCCAATGTTTAAAGTATACAGTAGTATCTCAATTTCATAGAAGACAATGCCTAAATGTAGAGACACAATCAGCATTTGTCGAGagtaaaactatttttttctctccacatgtacagtatatttgtagttttaaaatacaaattggaTTCAGTTACTGTAACAGATACACCACAGATATTCATATTCTATCAGTTTAGCTAGCTTCTACAGCCTGGTGTACCCAGACTAAATACAGTAGAACTTCTATCCAGTTTAATTGTTTCCAGGGGTCCATAACGTATGTAAAAAATATTGCATCTCAGAGGGAGTCATACTACATTGTAGctgcaatatgtatttattcatgtatttttaattttttgtttcaatttggaacgtccaattattttttctcctctccacagcGATTCCCCAcatagctcaggagaactgaaagttcagtgggcatcctcctaCCCCACATCCaaaccagcttcctcttttacacccaggaactcgacagcTTGAACACAAGCACTGGTCTATTGATTCTGGTCATTGCGAACTGTGGATAAGTCTAAGCCTTGGATGACTACAGTAGCCTTAAAAAAGCTGTGATCTGTGGGCCATTAGGACCTTACATTGTCAAATGTGATAAAGAAATCCCATTAGCCCTATCTGTTTGGTTTTACAGATGATCAGACTTCACAACTTCAGTTAAGACAAATCGGAATGAGACACAGCAATTTGGACTTAAAATCAAGACATTACAGTCTCCAAATACTCACTGTTCAGGGAATGTCCTATTTATCTGTATGAAAGACATAATATTTGTGATAATATGATCTGACTGCAGCAATTCTAGCGCTCTCACGGAGGGCTTTCATGTTTGTACATGAGCTACTTATGGAAAAAGTTGCCAGTGCCAAGTAATCCAATCTACTAAGTACTACCCCTGGTTAACCACCTAGAGAATTTCAGTTTGCAGCTCGATAATCCTATTTCCGGATGAACTACTGAAAACATCAACATCTTTTACTTCTTTACTTCACATGCTTAATTATTGAGAAGGGTGAATCAGAGGTTTCGACTCAGCAGTggataaaaactgataaaacatgCAACATCCTgaacatattaaacaaaaatgcaaacttCTGATTTTGAGACTGAACGATATGCATGCCACAAATACTGGAGGCATAGCATGAAGAatctttttttacttattttttttttaaattgctaacTAATAGATATTTAGCAAACAATTAGGACTGAGCTAATTTTAACCAAGGAAGGGGGTTGTCATCTTTCATAATTATCGTACCGTATGCGCAGTCAAGACTGAAAGACTAACGGACATCAACTGGTGCAACAACGACCTCAGGAACCTCAAGCTGAGAATCACAATAAACTACTGAGTTTCATTTAATAGATAAAGTAATTCACACAAGACAAAGCAAAAGAACAGTTgaatagtacaaaaaaaaacgatttagAGAGCAATGTGTATTGCTTCAGGGTCTCACTGTGCAAAAATGTAAAGTACTGCTAAAAAGCAAGCAACGATATAATAAACCTCTAAAGACCAGGACTCTCCAAAACATTTTCTATTCAGTGTCCAGGACTCTCaactaaaaaaactgaagttcCCAGAGAAAATTTTGTGTGTCCCAATAAAGTACAAAGTCTTAATGTTATGgtacataaatattttttctacattttttttcaagttttgacaatttttttttaacaataagaaACACACACTAAAAGCCACAAGCAGAAAGCATAGGCAACAGAATCCACAAAAGCTAAATTCCATGATAAACAACAAGGATAACCAACCATTCTACTAAACTAGGCATCCTCCACTGCTCAATATTAAAAGAGACCAATTGCTCCAGAAACTATGagatttttaaattcataaatcgtaatacattttttggttttaaagcctatattttttttactgagttCCCCAAACTAACCTGTAATAGTGCAAACTATGCTTGCTATGCTCTCTCCGCCAGAACACTAAGCTCTAGGAAGTCCTGCTTTTGTTACATTTTCCAAAACTGCATGAAGATAATAATAAACTTAACACTACTGGAGCTCATGTTTTGATCGTATACGATTGGCTAAAGTAGGGATATTTAAATGACcgcatttctttgtttttctctctaTATCTACCTACTgtattttggagaaaaaaataaaaaactacctGTACCCAACATCAGAACTACCATTAATTCTAACACAGTTGCTTATGCCTGGGAAGCAGTCAGCAAGAAAGCCTGACACGGATTTCAGCAGAACGCGCAACCATACACTGGAGGTCATGTCAAAGAGGAGCAACCCAGTATAGCGTTCAGTCCTTCAGTCCGATCTGATACAACACATCCTCGTGTCCATGTTTACATTCTGAAGTTTGCACCTCACACAATGCTGTTGTATTAcctgcatgatttaaaataataaaatgaaatacccGGAGACACAGCCCATGTCAGAAGGACTAACGCGTGTCCTGGAGACGCAGTCAACTGCAAACTTGAGAGTCCCTACAAACCGTGAATGCGTAAAGGATAGGGGTGCTTGTGTCCCCGAGAGCCTTGTAACCAGTACATTGTCATTCCAAAAGGAAACAGCAGGAACATTCTGAATTCTGTCACCTGTAGTTGTAAtaggaaaaaaacattattcgAATAATACTGTAGGTTTTATACTTGGGAACAGACAAGGGAGATGgcagttccagttgaaacatcAAAGCTTCAAAATAAAACGATTTTAACTTTCAAAAATAACAGGGTGCTCTCACTGATAAGCTTAGATACAAGATTTTTATTCTGCTGACAGACTAGAGACATTAAGTGGGCAATAAAGGTCTTAACTGGAGACACATCTAAGTCACACCTCCACTGAAACAGACAGTGTCTCCTTGCCGGACAAGAAAGCGGTTTCGATTTGAAAGGAAACAGCATTCCCCCAGCTTGTGGTGGCGATTCAGACAAAAAAAGGCAAGGAATGACCCCTCGTGGAAGGTAGAACAAATAATAGGTTACAATTAGTGGTCATAAGAATATTCTTCTCTCATCTTGTTTCACTATGAGCCAGACATGAGTTTACACTCATTCCTGACAAACGCAAGACTATCACGAGACAAGACGGAAACCCTTTAAAACTTCAACCAAGAACATACCCTTACATATTTAGTATATAAAGAAAAGCAATTTATTCGGGGGAATGTAACAGAAATCtggaaaaagcaatttaaaaaagcaagttATATCCTTTGAAAGGTTGTTCGTTTTTAACTATTATAATAAACTCTTGTATTTCAAACTCAACAATCATAAAATCATGTTATCAGAGGCAAGACAAAGGGACTAATAAAACAACAAGGGCATTGAACAGTTTTCTTCTAATTACTTTAACACAACAAAGCTAAACTTGTGGATCATGCACATATTGTGGCATTGTTAATTCTTTCTTCCAAAAGATACCCTGAGCCCTCCACGTTAGAAACGAACGTAACCACGCACGTTTCTCGGTGCATAAACTAGGAAAATAAGGTTGCTTAAAATAGTGGTTAGGAAATCTGGAGCGGGGGGGTGGAGCGGGGGGGTGGGGTTAGTGTCTAACACTTGTTTCGGTCATTCAATTTTAGTTTCTCCAATATGGCACATGGAATTGTagtcagggttggggtcaatttcttttttttctattccaattcatttttaaaagggaatgggaattagaattgggaattgattttaaaaaggaactggaaattgagatttaaaaaaggaattgaccctaaccctgactgttgtttattttcaatttctAGAAAACTGGCAAATAGATCAGAGAAGgtttctttcataaaaaaagaGAGGATCCCTCTTATGTTAAGTTCTCTCTTGGATCTCCTTAACAACTAGTTAAAATCCCTTGTTTTTCTAAGAACAGTTTTAAATCAATATGTAGCCCAACAgcctatattttaatataacctaAGAGCCTATATGTTATTCTATTTCATATTCTAGCATGTGGTGGAAGTCTTGCTCTTACTAATATATTATTTAGTGTGTCTCCCCTCGTGTAGACAGTCCTAAGTTCTTCACCTGGGATAAACTGGaatttttgtagtcttttttaatgtttttttttttttttatatttgtagcATAAACTAGGAATCCATGCCTTGCACCCCTCCCCACACATCCCCCCTTTTGATGATATTTGAGGTCTAATCATGTGTGATACTTTTACAGATTCACTCTTATCTTATGCAGTAGTTTCTGTAACTTctgtataaacttttttttttttttaatttttcaagcaatcttttctttgtttaacccTAGACATCAATCACAATACATAAATATGCCTCACAGCTTCTACATCTTTCTTTACATACTTGGCTGTtaatctttgattttttttttttttttttagctgttcaGAGTATTTTCCTACCTGGTGTACCAGTAATTTTCTTTGGTcgtccacttctttcaagagtttcagttgaatttgttctgtgaaacttcttgattattgctctgattgcaGATTTTGGTATTCAAGATTTGTTTGaaactgttctgtagccatttcctttgctgtagtttatatttcctttgcaaatatttgaaattgtttaagtgatttatttattttattttgataaaaacCGTTTGTTAAAACTACCAAAAATGGTGTAGTTTGGTCTGTCATATTATTTGGTggttaatgttcactaaatgcttttatttgacATGTCTTCTTGAATTATGTAACATTAGTGAAGGGTGCCACTGCGACTTAAGTAAATACTTACTGTTCAACTAAGTTGCCACTATCCATCTATGTTGCTTAATTCATTGGTGTGGTCTTTCATGGCTATACACAGAATGAcaagtaaaccatttttttttcctttactattcgataaatacattttgagaagctacaatatgtttttaatatacatcATCAAGTCGCAgactactgtattgtatttgtttttttttttttttactgcaatcgtattttttttttttaaatgacatgtttcTATCATTGCCTTTTCAGTAACATCAAATACGTAAACAACCATTTCATCCCCCGCTTACCTGAATCCAGATGTTTCAAATTCAAAAAAGAGCTTTTAACGGCGTTTGTATAGTTTAACGAGTTGACAGTGTGTGCGGGATTTGTAAATAAAGAACGAATGCAGTGTTCAGTGACTGTGGAGGTCTTCCCCAGCAGCTTCCATGTCTGTTTACCAGGCTGCATTCTGGGAGGGGAAAACGTCACATTCCCGCACGCATTGCACGTCCATGTGCAAATTCTTCTAACGAGCCTATCACAAAGCAAGCTTTATAGAACTGGGGAGGGGAAGAAATTGATGCCATTGTGGATCTGTCTAAGAGTTAGCATGGTATGCTAATGTACGGAGACGATGGAGCCAACATGGCAAATAAGCGAGATAGTTTCTTAACTTCCTCTATGTTACAGAAAACACCATTTTCATCTATCCAATCAACAGGACTGGTTTTAGAGGCGGGGCACATAACATTACCGAGGAAAgccttgttatttttttgaactgctaataaagtttgtttgaagAAGCCTTGCCTGTGTTGGTAGTACTGTATTTGAGCAGTGTGTTCAGCAATGGGATCTGTGACCGACGGTAAGTTTGCCATAAAATGGCACGGTGTATGTCTTAAAATTTAGCACGCTAaagtgatgttttatttgttttttattcgtTTGTGAAAGTTTAATGATTCTGTTGAGTTTCGTTTGCACGACTGAAAAACTAACCGGGCCTTGCCGGCTGATTGCTTGCTGCACAGTAGAGTTTTGTAGCATTGTTTAGAATGTGTTACGTTGACTTGTAATACATTTGTGGGAAATCTTGGCACATGTGTTTATGTGCATTATTCTTATGTACACGACGGATACTACATTTAACAAGATTGCATGCAAACAGTTAATCTTTTCCCGATTTAGAGAAGTAATTAGGTTGGCTGGGTGTGCAAGTGGGGGGTGTAAATTGTGAATATATTACCGTGTAAGGGGCAGGCAGTGTAGTTTTATTACAGTAGCATCATAAGCCACGAGTTGAGCAAAAGTCTTTATCTaacacttaagttttttttttttttttttcccctcatacACATTTTTAGATGAGGTTATCCGGAAGCGGCTTCTGATTGACGGTGATGGAGCTGGTGATGATCGGCGCATTAATGTGCTATTGAAGAGCTTCATCAAGTGGTGTAACTCTGGATCCCAGGAAGACGGGTATGTTATGGTAAAGTAAATCGATTGAAGAAAACTAAGATTTAACTAAATTAATTGCATACATACAGGGATGACAATAAGACTCATGTtgcttagcagtttcacccattccaggttttactagaagcttgattatccacagtgtataggtagcaagttcaggtgtgtcttattaaacttgtagtaaaaacCGGAATGgacaaaccgctatgcaataggagttttatttccacaTATATGAGAAACGTGTAATAATATTGAGTCAAGTTCATATCGGTGTCTTTAATGCATGtcttatatattcttttttactCTTtcactttattcttttttttttaaatctaggtaatgttgtttatttacaaattaatctACATTAGCTTTTTTCTCATTGTAGGTATACACAATACCAGCGTATGTTGGGTACCCTGGGACAATGTGAATTCTCAATGGGGAAAACGTTACTGGTCTATGACATGAACCTAAAGGAAATGGAAAACTATGAAGAAATCTACACAGAAATAGGTAAGACATGCTATTTATGAATATCATCTTGCCCAGTGAAATGTTTTTGCAGTCCCAATTAAATTGTTTTACCACATGGCATGAGACATGCATGTAATGTATAAGGATTAATATTAGTGTATGCTTAGTTTtaccatattttctttttatactgGAACATGAATATTTAATATGAATTGCTATTACAGGGCAGAACTTAACAGCTGCACATGAAAAAATTGCTGAATGCAAAAAAGAAATTTTACAAGCAAAGAGAATACGAAAGAACCGGCAAGGTAAAGAGTTTTCTTCTTAGATGTtctgtactgaaaaaaaagtgttgtagaaatg from Polyodon spathula isolate WHYD16114869_AA chromosome 16, ASM1765450v1, whole genome shotgun sequence includes these protein-coding regions:
- the thoc7 gene encoding THO complex subunit 7 homolog, yielding MGSVTDDEVIRKRLLIDGDGAGDDRRINVLLKSFIKWCNSGSQEDGYTQYQRMLGTLGQCEFSMGKTLLVYDMNLKEMENYEEIYTEIGQNLTAAHEKIAECKKEILQAKRIRKNRQEYDALAKVIQQHPDRHDTLKQLESLDKELQHLSQIKENVEDKLELRKKQFHVLLSTIQELQQTLENDEKFSDADEQQENQMETETGH